A window from Bacteroidota bacterium encodes these proteins:
- a CDS encoding DNA-directed RNA polymerase subunit omega — protein sequence MSKLRRQLSVGTSNTVETKNLDDIKVRTGNLYESISIIGRRANQINVSLKEELHSKLDEFASHTDSLEEIHENKEQIEISRAYERMPNPALLATQEFLEDKVYFRKSEDDLFS from the coding sequence ATGAGCAAGTTAAGGCGTCAGCTTAGTGTAGGCACCAGCAATACCGTAGAGACAAAAAATCTTGATGACATCAAGGTGAGAACCGGTAACCTGTACGAATCTATTTCCATTATTGGGAGAAGGGCTAACCAGATCAATGTTTCCCTGAAAGAAGAGCTGCATAGCAAGCTGGATGAGTTTGCCAGCCATACAGATAGCCTGGAAGAAATTCATGAAAACAAAGAACAGATTGAAATTTCAAGAGCATATGAACGTATGCCTAACCCTGCTTTACTGGCAACACAAGAATTCTTAGAAGACAAAGTGTATTTCCGTAAGAGTGAAGACGATCTTTTCAGTTAA
- the bamD gene encoding outer membrane protein assembly factor BamD, producing MRNILILIFSAVLFTGCAGGKKNINKILKSTDPEYKLRMAEQFFVKKKYNKAQSIYEDIMPYYRHLQGFEDIYYKYAYCAYYQEDYLNAENLFKTFLELFPNSTKAEELDYMRAYAYYKQSPKAELDQTNTEKAIGLMQIFINTHPGSARNKEAYEIIEKLRAKIELKDYKSAQLYFDLSQFRAAGVSFTTLLNTFPESARADEYKLMVIKSYYRYAEMSIEDKKIERFQQVITECNEFIDRFPESKFQKEVEYFLNQTNNNLKILNNEQVKASA from the coding sequence ATGAGGAACATACTTATCCTTATTTTTTCAGCAGTTTTATTTACCGGGTGTGCTGGTGGAAAAAAGAACATCAATAAGATTTTAAAAAGCACTGACCCCGAGTATAAACTGCGGATGGCAGAACAGTTCTTTGTAAAAAAGAAATATAATAAAGCACAGTCAATTTATGAGGATATTATGCCTTATTACAGGCATCTTCAGGGCTTTGAAGACATTTATTATAAATATGCCTACTGTGCCTACTATCAGGAGGATTATCTGAACGCAGAAAACCTGTTTAAAACTTTCCTGGAGCTTTTTCCAAATAGTACCAAAGCTGAGGAACTGGATTATATGAGAGCTTATGCGTACTATAAGCAATCACCTAAGGCCGAGTTGGATCAGACTAATACTGAAAAAGCTATTGGGTTAATGCAGATCTTTATAAACACACATCCGGGTAGCGCAAGAAATAAAGAGGCGTATGAAATAATTGAAAAACTCCGGGCAAAAATTGAATTGAAGGATTATAAAAGTGCACAGCTTTATTTTGATTTGAGCCAGTTCAGGGCGGCAGGTGTTTCTTTCACTACTTTGCTAAATACATTTCCTGAGAGTGCAAGAGCAGATGAATATAAGCTGATGGTCATTAAATCCTATTACAGGTATGCGGAAATGAGTATAGAGGATAAAAAAATAGAGCGGTTTCAGCAGGTGATTACAGAGTGCAATGAATTTATTGATCGTTTCCCTGAAAGTAAATTTCAAAAGGAAGTAGAATATTTTTTAAATCAAACAAACAATAATCTTAAAATACTGAATAATGAGCAAGTTAAGGCGTCAGCTTAG
- a CDS encoding polyprenyl synthetase family protein: protein MQLPTHLLEEELRTFEDKFRQAVQSRVALLDRITRYIVKRKGKQLRPMFVLLSAKLFAPVSDASYRAASLVEILHTATLIHDDVVDDSMERRGFFSVYALWKAKATVLIGDYLLSKGLLLSLDNNDFKILQILSDAVRKMSEGELLQIEKARSLNLKEDVYYEIIRNKTASLLASACAAGSWSTTQNEEITERMRSFGEQTGMAFQIKDDLFDYASENVGKPTGNDIKEKKLTLPLIYTLNNTDSSTRKKIIYILKNENTKKEKVKWVIGQVEKTGGIKYAEAKMNEYRNEALKILHSFPESSIRQGLEDMVVFVTDRKY from the coding sequence ATGCAATTACCTACTCATTTATTAGAAGAAGAACTGAGGACTTTTGAAGACAAGTTCAGGCAGGCAGTACAAAGCCGGGTTGCGCTGCTGGACAGGATTACACGGTATATTGTAAAACGAAAGGGCAAGCAACTCCGGCCAATGTTTGTGCTGCTTTCAGCAAAACTCTTTGCCCCGGTTTCTGACGCCTCTTACCGGGCGGCCTCACTTGTTGAAATACTTCACACAGCTACTTTAATACATGACGACGTGGTGGACGATTCTATGGAAAGAAGAGGGTTTTTCTCCGTTTATGCCCTTTGGAAAGCTAAAGCCACTGTATTGATCGGTGATTATTTGCTCTCAAAAGGCTTATTACTATCCTTAGATAATAATGATTTCAAAATTCTGCAGATACTTTCGGATGCTGTAAGAAAAATGAGTGAAGGCGAGTTGTTACAGATTGAAAAAGCAAGATCGCTGAACCTGAAAGAAGATGTGTATTATGAAATAATCCGGAATAAAACTGCTTCTTTGCTGGCTTCAGCCTGTGCTGCCGGCTCATGGTCAACTACACAGAATGAAGAAATAACCGAAAGAATGAGAAGTTTTGGAGAGCAAACGGGGATGGCTTTCCAGATAAAAGATGATTTATTTGATTATGCCTCCGAAAATGTTGGAAAGCCTACCGGGAATGATATCAAAGAAAAAAAGCTGACCCTTCCGTTAATATATACATTGAACAATACAGACAGTTCTACCCGAAAAAAAATCATATATATTTTAAAAAATGAAAACACAAAGAAAGAAAAAGTGAAATGGGTGATCGGACAAGTAGAAAAAACAGGGGGAATAAAATATGCCGAAGCCAAAATGAATGAATACAGAAATGAAGCATTGAAAATTTTACATAGTTTCCCTGAAAGCTCTATCCGGCAAGGATTAGAAGATATGGTGGTTTTTGTCACTGACCGGAAATACTGA
- the recJ gene encoding single-stranded-DNA-specific exonuclease RecJ: MEKRWTILTADEEQVKTLQSQLKIHPAICKILVQRGIEYLETAKKYFRPSLDELHDPWLMKDMDKAVERIIKAVNAKEKILVFGDYDVDGTTAVSCMYRFIKKFHSNLDFYIPHRYREGYGISKIGIDFAKENGFTLIISLDCGIKSVDLIAYAKNIGIEFIVCDHHLPDDELPAAVAILNPKQKDCYYPYKELCGCGVGFKLITALAPQFGLNDAEVNEYFDLVATAIAADIVPMTGENRVLAYYGLKKANENPNPGIKALSVLSGLKKELLIQNLVFMIAPRVNAAGRMDDATKAVQMFIAETYEEAISFAEQLHSDNTDRKEADSSITQSALEQIRENKDWEKRKSTLVYQPHWHKGVVGIVASRLIEHYYRPTIVLTKSGEIAAGSARSVPGFNLYEAIHACREHLLGYGGHFAAAGMTLEVDKVNELREKFEQVVSSTINLEHLIPEEIIDAEISFKDISQNFYNILLQMEPFGPGNMRPQFIIKNVLDTGYSKIVKEDHIRFVLRKDDITLTGIGFGMADKFHLLQMKTPVDILCKIDENEWQGIKSLQLRITDIRLGKN, from the coding sequence ATGGAAAAACGCTGGACCATATTGACTGCTGACGAAGAACAAGTAAAGACATTGCAATCTCAATTAAAAATTCATCCTGCTATTTGCAAAATACTGGTGCAACGCGGTATTGAATATCTTGAAACAGCAAAAAAATATTTCCGGCCTTCGTTAGATGAACTGCATGATCCCTGGTTGATGAAAGACATGGATAAGGCTGTTGAGAGAATTATCAAAGCGGTTAATGCAAAAGAAAAAATTCTTGTATTTGGGGATTATGATGTTGACGGCACTACAGCGGTAAGCTGCATGTATCGTTTTATAAAAAAATTTCATTCAAACCTTGATTTTTATATACCACACCGCTACCGCGAAGGTTATGGTATAAGTAAAATAGGAATTGATTTTGCAAAAGAGAATGGATTTACATTGATCATTTCACTCGATTGTGGAATCAAGTCTGTTGATTTGATTGCTTATGCAAAAAACATAGGGATCGAATTCATCGTATGCGATCATCATCTGCCTGACGATGAATTGCCGGCTGCTGTTGCTATTCTCAATCCTAAACAAAAAGATTGTTATTATCCTTATAAAGAATTATGCGGATGTGGTGTTGGGTTTAAATTAATAACTGCATTAGCACCTCAGTTTGGATTAAATGATGCCGAAGTAAATGAATACTTCGATCTCGTTGCAACAGCAATCGCTGCGGACATTGTACCAATGACCGGCGAAAACCGTGTGCTGGCTTATTATGGTTTAAAAAAAGCAAATGAAAATCCGAATCCCGGTATTAAAGCACTTTCAGTTTTAAGCGGTTTAAAAAAAGAATTGCTGATACAGAATCTTGTTTTCATGATTGCTCCTAGAGTAAATGCTGCCGGCCGTATGGATGATGCAACAAAAGCAGTTCAAATGTTTATTGCAGAAACCTATGAAGAAGCAATCAGCTTTGCAGAACAACTTCATAGCGATAACACGGATAGAAAGGAAGCTGACAGTTCAATTACTCAATCTGCATTGGAACAAATAAGAGAAAATAAAGATTGGGAAAAAAGAAAATCAACTTTAGTTTATCAACCTCATTGGCATAAAGGAGTGGTAGGTATTGTTGCTTCACGTTTGATTGAACATTATTACCGGCCAACAATTGTATTGACAAAAAGCGGAGAAATTGCAGCAGGCAGTGCCCGCAGTGTGCCCGGTTTTAATTTATATGAAGCTATTCATGCCTGCCGTGAACATTTACTTGGATATGGTGGTCATTTTGCTGCAGCTGGAATGACGTTGGAAGTTGATAAAGTAAATGAGCTGCGTGAAAAATTCGAACAAGTTGTTTCTTCAACAATCAATCTTGAGCATTTAATCCCGGAAGAAATCATTGATGCTGAAATTTCTTTTAAAGACATCTCCCAGAATTTCTACAATATCCTTTTACAAATGGAACCTTTCGGTCCGGGTAATATGCGGCCACAGTTTATTATTAAAAATGTACTGGATACCGGGTATTCAAAAATTGTAAAAGAAGATCACATTCGCTTTGTTTTAAGAAAAGATGATATAACATTAACTGGAATTGGATTTGGCATGGCTGATAAATTTCATTTACTTCAGATGAAAACTCCTGTTGACATTCTTTGTAAAATAGATGAAAATGAATGGCAGGGAATTAAATCCCTTCAACTTAGAATTACTGATATCAGGCTGGGTAAAAACTAA
- a CDS encoding T9SS type A sorting domain-containing protein, with the protein MRKIFFLFLFCFGILNSDITGQIVAWNNNALSGTTAGNLNATTNDANLNTGVLSRGSGIVASSLTGGYASNTWTDVNLAGAITNNRYYQCAISAKANYKVSLSTLDFKLRRTSTGPNAYIWRYSTDGTNFTDIGLAVSFTTTTSGGDVQPQISLSAISALQNVFSGTTITLRLYAWGASSAAGTLAFGTGNVNSLAVGGTVAIAALSTNADLSNLSLSAGTLTPVFSSGLTSYTASVANSVSSITVTPTASDANATIKVNNVTVASGNASTAIALSTGDNIINTVVTAQDGITTKTYSVTVNRASSGIPVLTTISPLPNFGNICINTTAGPGSFTINGSDLDGTDISIASLTGFTYSETPNGIYASTLSFSYAGNGFTDKIIYVKFTPTAVQSYNGDILLTGGGVTNFAVAAMGSGINTAPTVTTGTSIPAATTATVSGIINNDGCASITAYGIEYSVNSGFPNGTGTQVPSTNLNSGNFSSTITGLAPNTRYFYKAYATNSIGTSYGAQQAFTETPLPVVMASQPSLSYTEDFHDIANWTNFFISGDGANHWGGLSATGSGGIPNGTTLTASTNSFQGAAFGSSGGVQKGTDQVPPTTSIVLLSTGTADNTTSAAIDFYMDFTGVNAGTLSFDWASINNATGNRKGSLRVYGSVNGTTFTEISSAAVLNFTNNILTNGSIANIPLPASFNNNPNARLRFYYYNGTGGTTGSRPKISIDNLTVTSVPSTPCSSPTAQPTSMVFGTISDISIQGSFTAGSPSSDQYLTIASTNSDLTSTPVDGVVYNVGESFGDGTVIAKGSSLNFTATGLSPSTTYYFFTYAVNGVCTGGPKYLALNPLTGNATTNAGFPPCTAPSAQASELVFSNITIGSIQGSFTATAADEYLVVKSTSSALTADPANGSVYNVGDVLGNGVVVKRSNTTSFISSGLTAGTQYYFFVFSLNSQSCINGPTYNIVDPLNGSQTTQPLPPCTSPSAQPTILTFNAANTLISGTFNGSNSADDYLVIRSTSSSLSALPADNVDYNVGESLGGGIVISNSAATSFIANNLSTGTTYYFFVFAANKNCSGGTKYLTVSPLTGYATTTSAVTYNYYFGNLHAHSDYSDGNDDHPGYTPADDYNYAMTAQCMDFLGISEHNHYSSNDNPGNTIANYHKGPIQADSFTNVHPNFLALYGMEWGVISGGGHVVVYGDGMNQLFGWESGNGGWGPTDNYDVYVPKNVYTGSTGLFKTINDFKNQNTFATLAHPNQTDYNNLAGIALDAVADSAIVGSAVETGPAFSTNTTYTNPSTMSYLWYYETLLAKGYHLGPTIDHDNHNTTFGHTTTARTAVIAPLLNKTEIIKAMHDMHFYATEDCDSKVDFTINTKIMGSVFSDRNAPAISVTLSDATTNTSSAIIRIMSGTPGSGIMPVKIDSVIGNSLNFIDNNLANGATGYYYIDITNGNSRIVTSPIWYTRTCSVASEAIVYSCNSFDWNGQTYNQSGTYSKTGFTSISGCDSTAILHLTITTPTTGDTTAVACNSFNWYGNVYTTSGTPTHSLKEIGGCDSVVTLHLTIHYSSEPTSFDTSACTSLVLPWSEIAVTSSGDYIHTYTNINGCDSVVTAHVTINQVPSVSITPDGPISFCPGGSVTLSASSAVSYLWSNSATSASIVVQQTGNYSVTITDANGCSNTSDATTVTVEDVTPPVVHVQNINAVLGANGTVTIIPSQINNGSTDNCSIPADGYHLDKTIFNCNDVGENTVTLTVTDANGNSATANATVTVMDNQKPTITAPSNKTVNNNAGVCYATGVVLGSPTTSDNCSGQLTVSNDAPAQFPKGVTIVTWTITDAAGNTATATQTVTVTDNQKPVITSCPTVSPLCYSIAGSYIIPPITATDNCSTLSYSYVITGTTSRSGSTNNASGPFNIGSNIITWTVTDGSGNIQTCQTTVIVNGNLNVSIPNAFALSSGVLANTVYIGYSPASSLTLVAQASGGNPGYTYLWSTGATTSSITVSPTLTTTYSVTIKDQYNCQATINKSVTVMDIRGGKKLDKVNLCHTQSGSPSTLTVSTSEVSIHLSHGDMLGACAAPLNTITSNDARDEQTQTGKVVVTAMPNPSAKNFTLIISGGNATITNLRVTDISGRVIEQKNFNSSQVIKIGDSYRPGMYFVEVMQGKEKSVLKLVKINE; encoded by the coding sequence ATGAGAAAGATTTTTTTCTTGTTTCTTTTCTGCTTTGGAATTTTAAATTCTGATATTACTGGGCAAATAGTAGCATGGAATAATAATGCGTTGAGCGGCACAACCGCAGGCAACCTGAATGCTACTACCAATGATGCAAATCTTAATACTGGCGTACTATCAAGAGGAAGTGGTATAGTAGCAAGTTCCCTTACAGGTGGCTATGCATCCAACACGTGGACCGATGTAAATTTAGCAGGAGCAATAACAAATAACCGCTACTATCAATGCGCTATTTCAGCTAAAGCGAACTACAAAGTTTCGCTTTCTACTTTAGATTTTAAACTCCGAAGAACAAGTACAGGACCCAATGCTTATATATGGCGCTATAGCACTGATGGAACAAACTTTACAGATATAGGCTTAGCCGTTTCTTTTACAACAACCACTTCGGGCGGGGATGTTCAACCACAAATTAGTTTATCAGCCATCAGTGCACTGCAAAATGTATTTAGCGGAACTACCATTACACTGAGGTTATATGCATGGGGAGCATCCAGTGCTGCCGGAACGCTTGCTTTTGGAACAGGTAATGTAAATAGTTTAGCAGTAGGAGGAACAGTTGCAATTGCTGCTCTCTCTACAAATGCTGATCTTTCAAACCTCTCTCTGAGTGCAGGAACATTAACGCCAGTATTTTCTTCCGGCCTTACCAGTTATACAGCTTCTGTTGCAAACAGCGTCAGCTCCATCACGGTAACACCGACTGCAAGTGATGCCAATGCTACAATAAAAGTAAATAATGTTACAGTTGCCAGTGGAAACGCATCAACTGCCATTGCATTGAGCACAGGGGATAATATTATTAACACGGTTGTTACTGCACAGGATGGAATTACTACCAAAACATATTCCGTTACCGTAAACAGGGCATCATCGGGCATCCCGGTTTTAACAACTATTTCCCCATTACCCAATTTTGGAAATATTTGTATTAATACAACAGCTGGCCCCGGTTCATTTACCATAAATGGATCCGATCTTGACGGAACTGATATTTCTATTGCTTCCCTTACAGGGTTTACTTATTCTGAAACTCCGAATGGCATATATGCAAGCACCCTTAGTTTCTCTTATGCAGGTAATGGGTTTACCGATAAAATAATCTATGTAAAATTTACGCCGACTGCCGTACAATCATATAACGGCGATATTTTATTAACTGGTGGTGGTGTAACTAATTTTGCTGTTGCTGCAATGGGTTCTGGAATTAATACTGCGCCAACAGTCACTACGGGAACCAGTATTCCTGCTGCAACTACCGCGACTGTATCAGGAATCATCAACAATGACGGTTGCGCATCCATTACTGCTTATGGAATTGAATACAGTGTTAATTCAGGATTTCCTAATGGTACAGGAACTCAGGTACCATCTACCAATTTAAACTCAGGAAATTTCAGTTCAACTATTACGGGTCTTGCACCGAATACAAGATATTTTTATAAAGCTTATGCGACAAATAGTATTGGTACTTCATATGGGGCGCAACAAGCTTTCACCGAAACGCCCTTACCGGTTGTGATGGCTTCTCAACCATCTTTAAGTTATACAGAGGATTTTCATGATATAGCTAACTGGACCAATTTCTTTATTTCTGGTGATGGCGCTAATCATTGGGGTGGTCTTAGTGCAACTGGTTCAGGCGGCATTCCAAATGGTACCACATTAACAGCATCAACTAACTCATTCCAGGGCGCAGCTTTTGGATCTTCGGGCGGTGTACAAAAAGGTACAGACCAGGTTCCCCCTACAACATCAATTGTTTTACTATCGACAGGAACGGCTGATAATACTACTTCTGCTGCGATAGATTTTTATATGGATTTCACAGGTGTAAATGCAGGGACGTTAAGTTTTGACTGGGCATCGATTAATAATGCAACAGGTAATAGAAAAGGATCATTGAGAGTTTATGGTAGTGTTAACGGCACAACATTTACTGAAATAAGTTCTGCAGCCGTTTTAAATTTTACAAATAATATTCTTACTAATGGTTCAATAGCAAATATTCCATTGCCTGCATCGTTTAATAATAACCCTAATGCAAGACTCAGATTTTATTATTACAACGGCACCGGTGGCACAACCGGATCAAGGCCTAAGATCAGCATTGACAACTTAACTGTTACATCCGTTCCATCTACACCCTGCAGTTCACCAACAGCCCAACCTACATCTATGGTTTTTGGAACTATTTCAGATATATCCATCCAGGGAAGTTTTACAGCAGGAAGTCCTTCTTCAGATCAATACCTTACCATAGCAAGCACCAACAGCGATCTTACTTCGACTCCGGTTGATGGAGTTGTTTACAATGTTGGAGAATCGTTCGGTGACGGAACCGTGATTGCAAAAGGAAGTTCTTTGAATTTTACTGCAACGGGTTTATCTCCATCTACCACTTATTACTTTTTTACTTACGCTGTAAATGGGGTTTGTACCGGTGGGCCAAAATATCTTGCTTTAAATCCGCTAACCGGTAATGCAACTACGAATGCAGGATTTCCGCCATGCACAGCGCCGTCTGCGCAGGCATCTGAATTAGTATTTAGTAATATAACTATAGGTTCTATACAAGGTTCTTTCACTGCAACTGCTGCGGATGAATATCTTGTAGTAAAATCAACATCATCGGCTTTAACTGCTGATCCTGCAAATGGCTCAGTTTATAATGTTGGTGATGTATTGGGAAATGGTGTGGTTGTTAAACGAAGCAACACCACATCTTTCATTTCATCGGGTTTAACGGCAGGCACTCAATATTATTTCTTTGTTTTTAGCTTGAATTCTCAAAGTTGTATCAATGGCCCTACATATAATATTGTTGATCCACTAAACGGTTCACAAACAACACAACCACTTCCGCCATGCACAAGTCCTTCAGCACAACCCACCATTCTTACATTTAATGCAGCCAATACTTTGATATCCGGAACATTTAATGGATCGAATAGTGCCGATGATTATTTGGTCATTAGAAGCACTTCATCTTCTCTATCGGCACTGCCAGCAGATAACGTTGATTATAATGTGGGCGAATCATTAGGAGGAGGTATTGTTATTTCCAATAGTGCTGCAACCAGCTTTATTGCAAATAATTTAAGCACGGGAACTACTTATTACTTTTTTGTTTTCGCTGCTAATAAAAATTGTTCGGGCGGTACAAAATATTTAACCGTTTCGCCTTTAACAGGCTACGCTACGACTACAAGTGCGGTGACGTATAATTATTATTTTGGTAACCTGCATGCTCACTCGGATTACTCGGACGGAAACGACGACCACCCCGGTTATACTCCGGCTGATGATTATAATTATGCGATGACTGCACAGTGTATGGACTTTTTAGGTATTTCAGAACACAATCATTATTCTTCTAATGATAATCCCGGAAATACGATTGCCAATTATCATAAAGGCCCGATCCAGGCGGATTCATTTACCAATGTTCATCCGAACTTTTTAGCATTGTATGGAATGGAATGGGGTGTGATTTCCGGTGGTGGCCATGTTGTCGTGTATGGCGATGGCATGAACCAACTCTTCGGTTGGGAATCAGGAAATGGTGGTTGGGGACCAACGGATAATTATGATGTATATGTTCCGAAAAATGTGTACACCGGTTCAACCGGGTTGTTTAAAACCATAAATGATTTTAAAAATCAAAATACGTTCGCTACACTGGCGCATCCGAATCAAACGGATTATAATAATCTTGCCGGTATTGCCCTGGATGCTGTAGCAGACAGTGCAATTGTTGGTTCAGCTGTTGAAACCGGTCCGGCATTTTCAACAAATACTACTTATACCAATCCGTCAACGATGTCTTATCTGTGGTATTATGAAACTTTACTTGCGAAAGGTTACCATTTAGGACCAACTATTGATCACGATAATCACAATACAACCTTCGGACATACTACTACTGCAAGAACTGCTGTTATTGCACCACTATTAAATAAAACAGAAATTATAAAAGCAATGCATGATATGCATTTTTACGCTACAGAAGATTGTGATAGTAAAGTTGATTTTACGATCAATACTAAAATAATGGGTTCTGTTTTTTCTGATAGAAATGCTCCGGCAATATCAGTTACTCTTTCCGATGCTACTACAAATACTTCATCTGCTATTATCAGGATTATGTCCGGCACTCCCGGAAGCGGAATAATGCCTGTGAAAATTGATTCAGTTATCGGCAACAGTTTAAATTTTATTGATAATAATTTAGCAAACGGTGCAACTGGATATTATTATATTGATATTACCAATGGCAATTCACGCATAGTTACTTCGCCTATATGGTACACAAGAACATGTAGTGTTGCAAGTGAGGCGATAGTTTACTCCTGCAATAGTTTTGATTGGAACGGACAGACTTATAATCAATCAGGGACTTATTCAAAAACAGGATTCACGAGTATTTCAGGTTGTGATTCAACAGCAATATTACATCTTACTATCACGACGCCGACCACAGGTGACACGACAGCCGTTGCCTGTAACAGTTTTAACTGGTATGGAAATGTGTACACGACTTCTGGTACTCCAACTCATTCACTGAAAGAAATAGGAGGATGCGATTCAGTAGTGACTTTGCATCTGACCATTCATTACAGCAGCGAACCTACATCTTTTGATACATCGGCATGTACAAGTCTGGTATTACCATGGAGTGAAATAGCTGTAACAAGTTCAGGAGATTATATTCACACGTATACCAATATCAATGGGTGCGATTCAGTAGTAACAGCACATGTAACAATTAACCAGGTCCCATCTGTTTCCATAACGCCGGATGGACCTATATCCTTCTGTCCCGGTGGATCAGTAACGCTTTCTGCTAGTTCAGCTGTTAGTTATTTATGGAGCAACTCGGCTACATCGGCATCAATAGTAGTTCAGCAAACAGGAAATTATTCAGTAACAATAACCGATGCAAATGGATGCTCCAATACATCTGATGCAACAACAGTAACAGTTGAAGACGTGACACCACCTGTTGTTCATGTGCAGAATATAAATGCAGTATTGGGAGCAAATGGTACGGTCACAATCATACCATCACAAATAAATAATGGATCGACAGATAATTGTTCGATCCCCGCAGACGGGTACCATCTTGATAAAACAATATTCAATTGTAATGATGTTGGGGAGAATACAGTCACCTTAACCGTTACAGATGCCAATGGAAATTCAGCAACAGCAAATGCAACGGTAACGGTAATGGACAATCAAAAACCAACTATTACTGCACCGTCTAACAAAACCGTAAACAATAATGCAGGCGTATGTTATGCTACTGGTGTTGTTTTAGGCAGCCCAACTACTTCCGATAACTGTTCAGGTCAATTGACCGTAAGTAACGACGCACCTGCTCAATTCCCTAAAGGGGTAACTATTGTAACATGGACAATAACAGATGCAGCAGGTAATACAGCGACTGCAACACAAACAGTAACAGTAACGGATAACCAAAAGCCAGTTATTACTTCTTGTCCGACAGTTTCGCCACTTTGTTACAGCATTGCTGGTAGCTATATTATTCCTCCTATTACAGCAACTGATAATTGCAGTACACTAAGCTATAGTTATGTTATCACTGGCACTACCAGCAGATCCGGATCAACAAATAATGCAAGCGGACCATTTAATATTGGCAGCAATATTATTACTTGGACAGTAACTGATGGAAGCGGAAATATACAAACTTGTCAAACCACAGTTATTGTAAATGGAAACCTGAATGTATCAATTCCGAATGCATTTGCTCTTTCTTCTGGTGTATTGGCGAATACTGTTTATATCGGTTATTCACCGGCTTCTTCGCTTACACTCGTTGCGCAGGCAAGCGGAGGAAATCCCGGTTATACATATTTATGGTCAACAGGTGCAACTACTTCATCAATTACTGTGAGCCCGACCTTAACGACTACTTATTCGGTAACAATAAAGGATCAATACAATTGCCAGGCTACTATCAATAAGTCTGTAACAGTTATGGATATTCGCGGCGGTAAGAAACTGGATAAGGTTAATCTGTGTCATACACAGTCAGGCAGTCCGAGCACTCTGACTGTTAGCACTTCAGAAGTATCGATACATTTATCACATGGTGATATGCTTGGTGCTTGTGCTGCTCCGTTAAATACAATTACCAGTAACGACGCAAGAGATGAGCAAACACAAACTGGGAAAGTTGTAGTAACAGCAATGCCAAATCCATCAGCAAAGAATTTTACACTGATCATTTCTGGTGGTAATGCTACTATTACAAACTTGCGGGTAACAGATATTTCCGGAAGAGTAATTGAACAGAAAAATTTCAACTCAAGCCAGGTAATAAAAATTGGTGATAGCTACCGTCCCGGTATGTATTTCGTTGAAGTAATGCAGGGAAAAGAAAAATCAGTATTGAAACTTGTTAAGATAAATGAGTAA